Proteins encoded together in one Neobacillus sp. FSL H8-0543 window:
- a CDS encoding Crp/Fnr family transcriptional regulator: protein MRIEEVIKVLSEFTLFKELNNYELGKISDIAITREWKKQSHIFLQGDPLENVYFIYDGKIKIYKSDINGKEQIVTIAKKGDMFPHVGFFRKGEYPAYAEALEQSTLIAIPISKFESVLIENPELCIKVFKVLGEKIVDLQNRLEEQILNNTYEQIIKLLIRLAQKYGKEQEDGTILLKSEFTNKDLASMIGTTRETISRTLTKMKKDELIEVDDHGNMLLDIDVLMEEINLV from the coding sequence ATTCACGCTGTTTAAAGAATTAAATAATTATGAATTAGGTAAGATATCAGATATTGCTATTACGAGAGAGTGGAAAAAGCAAAGCCATATTTTTTTACAAGGCGACCCATTAGAAAATGTCTACTTTATTTATGATGGAAAAATAAAGATTTACAAAAGTGATATAAATGGAAAAGAACAGATTGTAACGATAGCGAAAAAAGGTGATATGTTCCCTCATGTAGGCTTTTTTAGGAAAGGCGAATACCCCGCATATGCTGAGGCTCTAGAGCAATCAACGCTTATTGCCATCCCTATTTCAAAGTTTGAAAGTGTACTGATTGAAAATCCTGAACTTTGTATTAAAGTATTTAAAGTGCTCGGGGAAAAAATCGTTGATCTTCAAAACCGACTCGAAGAACAAATTCTTAATAATACATATGAGCAGATTATCAAACTCCTTATCAGACTTGCCCAAAAATATGGTAAAGAGCAAGAGGATGGGACAATCCTGCTCAAGTCTGAATTTACTAATAAGGACCTTGCCAGTATGATTGGTACGACCCGCGAAACCATCAGCCGAACCCTGACAAAGATGAAAAAAGACGAATTAATTGAAGTAGATGACCATGGTAATATGTTATTAGATATTGACGTCCTAATGGAAGAAATAAACCTAGTCTAA